A section of the Methanoregula formicica SMSP genome encodes:
- a CDS encoding DUF6159 family protein — MTLVSTLADCWLGLCRRAPRVRASQTVIRDQPEPVHEGQPGGGGGGGTGAVRMGIGAALSGTKTLIRNPQLLWFSLLVALVLAGQSLLHGVIRELSSSPELNFVINSSITEWRFVVDPWITLVCPTFYQNYASTLTSLVFAFVVELPMIFCLVVLLAGLVLSLTSKKGGPVSFFHGLGMARKYLRPLAGWSVVMALAGIIVLFVGYYNSYLLSVSIVQILDHALHQNPFNYVINPNLGNTIFFGGKFDINWLLYSGLWDTLILSAINVLLFVLTLFVVPLIVLEETSLKGAIMGSFTLMRRGWGEVAACLLGLGIVVSAAMFLSLIFPVVAGGNIAVDYWPPPAEWLAAGLLYVLALTSLVVIAATVGGIAALEMYRNAKMRESGQ; from the coding sequence ATGACCCTCGTTTCCACCCTTGCCGACTGCTGGCTTGGCCTCTGCCGGAGGGCCCCGCGAGTCCGTGCATCGCAAACAGTCATCCGCGATCAGCCCGAGCCCGTTCATGAGGGCCAGCCGGGTGGCGGGGGCGGAGGAGGGACAGGCGCGGTACGGATGGGGATTGGGGCCGCACTGTCAGGCACGAAGACGCTGATCCGGAACCCGCAGCTCCTTTGGTTCTCGCTCCTTGTCGCGCTTGTGTTGGCCGGGCAGTCTCTCCTCCACGGAGTGATCCGCGAATTGTCGTCATCGCCTGAATTGAACTTCGTCATCAATTCTTCCATTACCGAATGGCGGTTCGTTGTCGATCCCTGGATTACCCTGGTCTGTCCGACGTTTTATCAGAATTATGCCAGCACACTCACATCGCTTGTTTTTGCATTTGTTGTCGAGCTTCCCATGATCTTCTGCCTGGTAGTGTTACTCGCAGGCCTTGTCCTGAGCCTCACATCAAAGAAAGGCGGCCCGGTCTCATTCTTTCATGGACTTGGGATGGCCAGAAAATACCTGCGACCTCTCGCGGGGTGGTCCGTTGTTATGGCGCTCGCAGGCATCATCGTGCTCTTCGTTGGTTACTATAATTCCTATTTGCTGAGCGTAAGCATCGTGCAAATTCTTGACCACGCACTCCACCAGAACCCCTTCAACTACGTCATCAACCCGAATCTCGGGAATACTATCTTCTTCGGGGGTAAGTTCGATATCAACTGGCTCCTCTACTCCGGGCTCTGGGACACCCTCATCCTTTCAGCAATCAACGTACTCCTGTTCGTCCTGACCCTGTTTGTCGTTCCCCTTATCGTACTTGAGGAGACAAGCCTGAAGGGAGCGATAATGGGATCGTTCACCCTGATGAGGAGGGGCTGGGGTGAAGTAGCCGCCTGCCTTCTCGGCCTCGGGATTGTCGTATCCGCTGCCATGTTCCTGTCACTCATCTTTCCGGTAGTAGCCGGGGGGAATATCGCGGTTGATTATTGGCCCCCGCCTGCTGAGTGGCTGGCTGCCGGCCTCCTGTACGTCCTTGCCCTCACCAGCCTCGTGGTAATCGCGGCAACGGTCGGCGGGATCGCTGCGCTGGAGATGTACCGGAATGCAAAGATGCGGGAGAGCGGTCAATGA
- a CDS encoding SdpI family protein, whose product MVQVFFRIWDAMGWCPMHPTPRDLPPAPEGSGLKTRVAGDSGAVARRSARFMRLAWGVVILAWVLAFLALPHLPEVIPVHWGLHGEPDGFADRLPGALGLPFLTTFIMALLLVIPRFDSVQISLIPFRDSYSLVILATVSMLLCVEVMALLIGLGVNVPLVTLVPVLIGLLFIVMGSLMPHIGRNTTIGIRLPWTLASEEVWKKTHEYGGRLFVAAGVVVVIGSLVTGIWATALMLIVILGTTLYICIWSYRLAKTVPARD is encoded by the coding sequence ATGGTGCAGGTTTTCTTCCGGATCTGGGACGCAATGGGCTGGTGCCCGATGCATCCAACGCCACGGGATCTGCCACCTGCCCCGGAGGGGAGCGGGCTGAAGACGCGCGTGGCCGGTGACAGCGGGGCGGTTGCCCGTCGGTCTGCCCGGTTCATGCGTCTTGCCTGGGGCGTAGTTATCCTCGCGTGGGTTCTTGCATTCCTGGCCCTGCCCCACCTGCCGGAAGTCATTCCGGTCCACTGGGGCCTGCACGGGGAGCCTGATGGGTTTGCCGACCGGCTGCCCGGTGCGCTGGGCCTGCCGTTCCTGACCACCTTCATCATGGCCCTCCTCCTCGTCATCCCCCGGTTCGACTCCGTCCAGATCTCCCTCATCCCGTTCCGTGACAGTTATTCCCTTGTAATCCTTGCAACCGTCTCGATGTTGCTGTGCGTCGAAGTCATGGCGCTCCTTATCGGTCTCGGGGTCAATGTGCCGCTGGTCACGCTCGTCCCGGTGCTGATCGGCCTGCTCTTTATCGTCATGGGAAGCCTGATGCCCCATATCGGGAGGAACACGACCATAGGTATCCGCCTGCCATGGACTCTCGCAAGCGAAGAGGTCTGGAAGAAGACGCATGAGTATGGCGGAAGGCTCTTTGTGGCAGCGGGAGTGGTTGTTGTTATCGGCAGCCTCGTCACCGGCATCTGGGCAACCGCGCTCATGCTCATCGTCATCCTCGGGACAACGCTGTACATCTGCATATGGTCGTACCGGCTGGCAAAGACCGTACCGGCACGGGACTGA
- a CDS encoding DUF1673 family protein has protein sequence MTRVSEVIRGWLGWCPNAQQRTFRRDSATDTTHILPAGSGGDVRTLSFGWKNRYRTRALAFALCMTVVGISLFAISEGDKLGLLIKGLIGASFLFALDGIRYWTLFEDVRTTGRVEVIHWSRRRPIQYLVLISSLLIIGFAILVFFGFVPGLGLRTLDAFLAGFTVIGWLHLIMIIAWERQSGLQLYTDGKQIYRRA, from the coding sequence ATGACGCGGGTTTCCGAAGTTATCCGGGGCTGGCTGGGCTGGTGTCCGAACGCACAACAGCGCACTTTCCGCAGGGATAGTGCGACGGATACAACACATATATTACCCGCTGGCAGCGGTGGGGACGTGCGCACACTTTCCTTTGGCTGGAAGAACCGGTACCGAACCCGCGCGCTTGCATTCGCGCTCTGCATGACCGTTGTCGGGATCTCCCTCTTTGCCATATCGGAAGGCGATAAACTCGGATTGCTCATAAAAGGCCTGATCGGCGCAAGTTTTCTCTTTGCCCTTGACGGAATCCGGTACTGGACCCTGTTTGAGGATGTACGCACTACTGGCAGAGTAGAGGTGATTCACTGGAGCAGGAGGAGGCCGATCCAGTACCTCGTTCTCATTTCATCTCTCTTGATCATCGGGTTCGCAATCCTGGTCTTCTTCGGATTTGTCCCGGGTTTAGGGCTGCGAACTCTCGATGCATTCCTGGCCGGGTTTACGGTAATCGGGTGGCTCCACCTCATCATGATCATCGCATGGGAGCGGCAGTCGGGCCTCCAGCTGTACACGGACGGCAAACAGATCTACCGGAGGGCCTGA
- a CDS encoding dihydrofolate reductase family protein — MKPRVIIHTAMSLDGRITNFPADLELYYSLAAQWNPDAILFGSGTVLAAVRDNPALAVPPEHEEMFTPPAGQPDPRPLLVIADSRGQVRCWDAIRKWPYMRDVLAICSRATPKEYQNYLKERHIGTIITGGERVDMREALEALNREHGVKTLRIDSGGTLNSVLLHAGLVDEVSVLIHPVIAGGKAVPTLCDPGQAGITGLQIHLVHKSTEVLKDGIVWSQYAVDGAEPVPVQ, encoded by the coding sequence ATGAAACCCCGAGTCATTATTCATACTGCGATGAGCCTTGACGGCCGCATCACGAACTTCCCCGCAGACCTTGAGCTGTATTATTCCCTTGCCGCGCAATGGAATCCCGACGCAATCCTGTTCGGCAGCGGGACGGTTCTTGCGGCAGTCCGGGACAATCCCGCGCTCGCAGTCCCGCCGGAGCACGAGGAGATGTTCACGCCGCCGGCAGGGCAGCCGGATCCGCGCCCGCTGCTCGTCATTGCCGACAGCCGCGGGCAGGTGCGCTGCTGGGACGCGATCCGGAAATGGCCCTACATGCGGGACGTACTTGCGATCTGTTCCCGCGCAACACCTAAAGAATACCAGAATTACCTGAAAGAACGCCATATCGGGACGATCATTACCGGAGGCGAACGTGTCGATATGCGGGAAGCGCTGGAGGCACTGAACCGTGAACATGGCGTGAAGACCCTGCGGATTGATAGTGGAGGGACACTCAACAGCGTCCTCCTGCATGCCGGGCTCGTGGACGAGGTGAGTGTCCTCATTCACCCGGTCATTGCCGGAGGAAAGGCTGTACCGACACTCTGCGACCCGGGACAGGCGGGCATCACGGGTCTCCAGATCCACCTTGTCCATAAAAGCACAGAGGTGTTAAAGGACGGGATCGTATGGTCGCAGTATGCTGTGGACGGCGCTGAACCGGTCCCGGTCCAGTAA
- a CDS encoding MFS transporter, with amino-acid sequence MRDEWSLEERTVRKVTRRLLPFLFILYVIAFLDRVNFGYAALGMNSALGISAEVFGFLSGIFFIGYLLFEVPSNMILQKIGARIWISRIIISWGIVVIVTAAASDALQLAALRFILGVAEAGFFPGIILYITCWFRRKDLASAVALFMTALAVSNIIGAPVSTWILDNVSWFGIAGWRWLFILEGLPAIVLGIVTYFYLTDRPKDATWLEPEEREWLSTVIARDNAEAADSRHDFWSVIRDTRIWHLASIYCTVVIGLYGLGFWMPQIIHAMNPAFTNFEIGLVMVIPYVIALCAMVAWGRHSDRTGERIGHTALPPIIGGIALAAAGLFPIPLLAFILICIATVGIYCEFGPFWTLPALFLAEAAAAVGIAVINSVGNLGGFIGPSLVGFLMKATGSTDAGLVAIGACLILCGLLTLAVRNTRRIES; translated from the coding sequence ATGCGGGACGAGTGGAGCCTTGAGGAGAGGACGGTCCGGAAGGTGACCCGCCGGCTGCTCCCGTTCCTCTTCATCCTCTATGTCATCGCGTTCCTCGACCGGGTCAACTTCGGGTATGCAGCACTCGGGATGAACAGCGCCCTCGGGATCTCCGCGGAGGTCTTCGGGTTCCTCTCGGGCATCTTCTTCATCGGCTACCTGCTCTTCGAGGTGCCAAGCAACATGATCCTCCAGAAGATCGGGGCCCGGATCTGGATCAGCCGGATCATCATCAGTTGGGGCATTGTCGTCATTGTCACCGCGGCTGCTTCTGATGCCCTCCAGCTCGCCGCCCTGCGCTTCATCCTCGGGGTCGCTGAGGCGGGATTCTTCCCCGGAATTATCCTCTATATCACCTGCTGGTTCAGGAGAAAGGACCTGGCGAGTGCCGTTGCCCTTTTCATGACCGCGCTTGCCGTCTCGAATATCATCGGTGCCCCGGTCTCGACGTGGATCCTCGACAATGTCAGTTGGTTCGGTATCGCGGGCTGGCGCTGGCTCTTCATTCTCGAAGGACTGCCGGCAATCGTGCTTGGGATCGTGACCTACTTCTACCTGACCGATCGGCCAAAGGACGCCACATGGCTGGAGCCGGAAGAACGGGAGTGGCTTTCTACAGTGATTGCACGGGACAATGCAGAGGCGGCGGATTCACGGCACGACTTCTGGTCCGTGATCCGCGACACGAGAATCTGGCACCTTGCCAGTATCTACTGCACGGTCGTCATCGGGTTGTACGGCCTCGGCTTCTGGATGCCGCAGATCATCCATGCCATGAACCCTGCGTTCACCAACTTCGAGATCGGCCTTGTGATGGTCATCCCCTACGTCATTGCCCTCTGTGCAATGGTCGCCTGGGGCAGGCACTCGGACCGGACCGGAGAACGGATAGGGCACACGGCACTTCCCCCCATTATAGGAGGGATTGCACTGGCGGCAGCCGGTCTTTTCCCCATACCCCTCCTCGCGTTCATCCTGATCTGCATCGCCACGGTTGGCATCTATTGCGAGTTCGGCCCGTTCTGGACCCTTCCTGCGCTCTTCCTTGCAGAGGCGGCCGCTGCTGTGGGGATAGCAGTGATCAACTCGGTCGGGAATCTCGGGGGGTTCATTGGCCCGTCCCTTGTTGGTTTCCTCATGAAAGCAACCGGGTCAACGGATGCCGGCCTTGTCGCGATCGGCGCATGTCTCATCCTCTGCGGGCTGCTCACGCTTGCGGTCCGCAACACCCGCAGGATAGAATCATAG
- a CDS encoding alpha/beta hydrolase encodes MIRESPEELLSIIRSHAPGPDKPLVAARKEYSEFYREMQDEIVSEGAHTVEQAAIRDNLSGYWISVPEAEPDYAILFFHAGMFTMGSTADHLGLCIRLSRAARARVFSVDYRLAPEHSFPAPVEDAVAAYRFLLAKGYPPHRIVPLGISAGGNIVLVSLLSMRERGYTLPPAAVCMSPITDMQFAGESVTKNGQRDAITADRLHAIRTAYLSGRNASDALASPVRGALKNLPRLYIQVGTYELLLSDIGTFVEKARWAGAPVQVEIWEGMYHCWQVFAGQLPEGQEAIDHAGLFIRGIQGR; translated from the coding sequence ATGATCCGCGAGTCCCCGGAAGAACTTCTCTCGATCATCCGGTCTCATGCGCCCGGCCCGGACAAGCCCCTTGTTGCCGCCCGGAAGGAATATTCTGAATTTTACCGCGAGATGCAGGACGAGATTGTCAGCGAGGGGGCCCATACTGTTGAGCAGGCGGCAATCCGCGATAACCTCTCCGGGTACTGGATCTCTGTTCCCGAAGCCGAGCCGGACTATGCAATCCTCTTTTTCCATGCCGGGATGTTCACGATGGGATCAACGGCCGACCACCTGGGCCTCTGCATCCGACTCTCCCGCGCTGCCCGGGCCCGGGTCTTCTCCGTTGATTACCGGCTCGCCCCCGAGCACTCCTTTCCTGCGCCGGTTGAGGATGCTGTAGCCGCATACCGCTTCCTCCTGGCAAAGGGTTACCCGCCCCACCGCATCGTCCCGCTGGGGATATCCGCAGGGGGAAATATCGTCCTTGTCTCGCTCCTCTCAATGAGGGAGCGGGGATATACACTCCCCCCGGCCGCGGTCTGCATGTCTCCCATCACCGATATGCAGTTTGCCGGGGAATCGGTGACGAAAAACGGGCAGCGGGACGCGATAACGGCCGACCGCCTCCACGCAATCCGGACCGCCTATCTCTCTGGTCGCAATGCATCGGATGCCCTTGCCTCCCCAGTCCGTGGCGCGCTCAAAAACCTCCCCCGCCTCTATATCCAGGTGGGCACGTATGAACTCCTCCTCTCTGATATCGGGACGTTCGTTGAGAAAGCACGGTGGGCCGGTGCACCGGTCCAGGTGGAGATCTGGGAGGGCATGTATCACTGCTGGCAGGTATTTGCCGGCCAGCTTCCGGAGGGCCAGGAAGCAATCGACCATGCCGGATTGTTCATCCGTGGCATCCAGGGCCGCTGA
- a CDS encoding DUF6159 family protein, whose translation MFESIGRSIELVKTSWNILMDDKKLLVFPILSGIVTILVVLTFILPLLFSGALMGKAHAGPVLYYGLLFLFYIVSYFVVIFFNTALISCVNAKLNGRDLTVGEGLSAAAKHLPAIIGWAVISATVGLILHLLEERSGLIGQIVLSIVGGAWALVTFFVVPVLVIEDKGVFESIKESFSLIRKTWGESIVGAGGMAVVFVVIGVLGGLCVLGTLFLGIDLLFYAALALFLLMIVVLAVVYYAMQGIFVTALYTYAKTGTVPAAFNRDTIQNAFMPKQAGPGNI comes from the coding sequence ATGTTTGAAAGCATCGGCAGAAGCATCGAGCTTGTGAAGACAAGCTGGAATATTCTGATGGACGACAAGAAACTGCTTGTATTCCCCATCCTCTCGGGAATCGTCACAATCCTTGTCGTGCTTACCTTCATCCTCCCGCTCTTGTTCTCCGGAGCGCTCATGGGAAAGGCACACGCAGGTCCGGTCCTGTATTACGGACTTCTCTTCCTCTTCTATATCGTGAGTTACTTTGTTGTGATCTTTTTCAATACCGCTCTCATCTCGTGCGTGAACGCGAAACTGAACGGCAGGGACCTTACGGTGGGAGAAGGGCTTTCCGCTGCAGCAAAGCACCTGCCCGCTATCATTGGCTGGGCCGTTATCTCCGCAACGGTCGGCCTTATTCTCCACCTTCTCGAAGAGCGCTCCGGTCTCATCGGCCAGATTGTCCTCTCCATTGTCGGCGGCGCATGGGCGCTGGTCACTTTCTTCGTAGTCCCCGTGCTTGTCATCGAGGACAAGGGCGTGTTTGAGTCCATAAAGGAGTCATTTTCCCTGATCCGGAAAACGTGGGGCGAGAGTATCGTCGGCGCCGGCGGGATGGCGGTCGTGTTTGTCGTCATCGGTGTCCTCGGGGGACTCTGCGTCCTTGGAACGCTTTTCCTTGGCATCGATCTCCTCTTTTACGCAGCCCTTGCCCTCTTCCTCCTCATGATCGTGGTCCTCGCTGTTGTCTACTACGCAATGCAGGGCATCTTCGTCACTGCGCTCTACACGTATGCAAAGACCGGCACCGTCCCTGCCGCATTCAACCGGGACACAATCCAGAATGCCTTCATGCCAAAGCAGGCAGGGCCTGGCAACATATGA
- a CDS encoding TylF/MycF/NovP-related O-methyltransferase: MRLPQKKQIYSVVDSVIPSRYLLKFRKAVFFEPFMGNDIANRGRLSHYGCDRRKEFAKNLRKIRKETELLLEDIEAYHIYMAVKTTQKVPGDIAEVGVYRGGSAKIICSAKGDKALHLFDTFEGLPQVDEIDMVWPFYEGKFAASFESVRDYLKENKNVHFYKGIFPETAGPVKDTMFSLVNLDVDCYESTKQSLEFFYPRMSRGGIIISHDYITAPGVKKAFDDFFEGKTEPVLETAGSQCLVVKV, from the coding sequence ATGCGCCTGCCCCAGAAGAAACAGATCTACTCGGTTGTTGATTCTGTCATCCCCAGCAGGTATCTTCTGAAATTCCGGAAAGCCGTCTTTTTCGAGCCCTTCATGGGAAACGATATCGCCAACCGCGGCCGGCTCTCCCACTATGGCTGCGACCGGAGAAAGGAGTTTGCGAAGAACCTCCGGAAGATACGAAAGGAGACCGAGCTCCTCTTAGAGGACATCGAGGCCTACCACATCTACATGGCAGTGAAGACCACCCAGAAGGTCCCCGGCGACATTGCCGAGGTCGGGGTCTACCGCGGGGGTTCTGCCAAGATCATCTGCTCGGCAAAGGGTGACAAGGCCCTCCATCTCTTTGACACGTTTGAAGGCCTGCCTCAGGTGGACGAGATTGACATGGTCTGGCCGTTCTACGAGGGCAAGTTTGCCGCCTCCTTCGAGAGCGTCCGGGACTATCTCAAGGAGAACAAGAACGTCCACTTTTACAAGGGGATCTTCCCGGAGACTGCGGGACCCGTGAAGGATACGATGTTCTCGCTCGTGAACCTCGACGTGGACTGCTACGAGAGCACGAAACAGAGCCTCGAGTTCTTCTATCCCCGCATGAGCCGGGGCGGCATCATCATCTCCCACGACTACATCACGGCGCCCGGTGTGAAGAAGGCGTTCGATGACTTCTTCGAAGGCAAAACCGAGCCGGTTCTGGAAACCGCCGGTTCGCAGTGCCTTGTTGTAAAGGTCTGA